From the Thermodesulfobacteriota bacterium genome, one window contains:
- a CDS encoding DUF2130 domain-containing protein produces the protein MDKIFSEIDKQLKRRKAEQGSMQTQGEVLELDLEAHLKICFPVDEIEPVPKGMRGADILQKVYSRSGQHCGAIIWETKHTKAWSDGWLSKLKDDQRDVKAEIAVIVTEALPKGINSFAQLEGVWVTNFMLASSLAEVLREGLIELSQAKLSAIGKNEKVEAIYNYLSGPEFKQKVEAIVEAFKSMKEDLDQEKRAMTRIWAKREKQIERVIMNTAGMYGDMQGIIGATLPQIKILEIGAGDGTEETNGAKELK, from the coding sequence GTGGATAAGATTTTCTCTGAAATTGATAAGCAGTTAAAGCGGAGGAAGGCTGAACAGGGTTCTATGCAGACTCAGGGAGAGGTATTGGAATTGGATTTAGAGGCTCATTTGAAGATATGCTTCCCCGTTGATGAAATTGAGCCTGTTCCCAAAGGAATGAGAGGGGCTGATATTTTGCAAAAGGTATATAGTCGAAGTGGTCAACATTGCGGGGCAATAATCTGGGAAACAAAACATACAAAAGCATGGAGTGATGGCTGGCTTTCGAAACTTAAAGATGATCAAAGAGATGTAAAAGCAGAGATTGCAGTTATAGTTACTGAAGCTCTGCCAAAAGGGATTAATTCTTTTGCTCAATTGGAAGGTGTATGGGTAACAAATTTTATGCTTGCAAGCAGTCTGGCAGAGGTATTAAGGGAAGGTTTAATAGAATTGTCTCAGGCAAAACTTTCAGCTATTGGTAAAAATGAAAAGGTGGAAGCTATTTACAATTATCTTTCTGGTCCTGAATTCAAACAGAAGGTAGAGGCTATCGTTGAAGCATTTAAGTCTATGAAAGAGGATTTGGATCAGGAAAAAAGGGCTATGACAAGAATATGGGCAAAAAGAGAAAAACAGATTGAACGTGTCATTATGAATACTGCCGGTATGTATGGAGACATGCAGGGCATCATAGGCGCTACCCTACCTCAAATCAAAATACTGGAAATTGGGGCAGGAGAT
- a CDS encoding ORF6N domain-containing protein — translation MEVIEKKILLIRGEKVMLDSDLAGLYEVSVKVLNQTVKRNIGRFPKDFMFQLTKEKNESLRSQIVTLKKGRGEHRKYLPCVFTEQRVAMLSSVLNSERAVKVNIEIMRAFVKLRQLLSSNAELARKLETLEKKYDSQFKVVFDAIHQLMIPPEKHKRKIGFLREK, via the coding sequence ATGGAAGTGATTGAAAAGAAAATTCTTCTCATTCGTGGTGAGAAGGTCATGCTGGACAGCGACCTTGCAGGACTTTATGAAGTATCTGTTAAAGTGCTAAACCAAACTGTTAAAAGGAATATCGGAAGATTTCCTAAAGACTTTATGTTTCAACTTACGAAAGAGAAGAATGAATCTTTAAGGTCACAAATTGTGACCTTAAAGAAAGGCCGCGGAGAACATCGAAAATATTTACCTTGTGTTTTCACCGAACAGAGGGTAGCGATGCTCTCCAGCGTACTTAATAGTGAAAGAGCGGTCAAAGTCAACATAGAGATTATGCGGGCATTTGTAAAACTCCGGCAACTGCTTTCCTCTAATGCAGAGCTTGCACGAAAACTTGAGACCCTGGAGAAGAAATACGATTCCCAGTTCAAGGTTGTTTTCGATGCCATCCACCAGCTAATGATTCCTCCAGAAAAACACAAAAGGAAAATTGGGTTTTTGCGGGAAAAATAA